The Episyrphus balteatus chromosome 4, idEpiBalt1.1, whole genome shotgun sequence genome includes a window with the following:
- the LOC129919701 gene encoding cationic amino acid transporter 2-like, with translation MASCWKSLTRRKMPDETESKLARVLTLVDLTALGVGSTLGLGVYVLAGSVAYEQAGPAVAVSFALAAIASAFAGLCYAEFAGRVPRAGSAYVYSYVTVGEFVAFTIGWNLILEYVIGTASVARGLSGYLDALINNTMATTLKDTMPINVAFLGAYPDFFACGMVVFLGCILAFGVKESSLLNNIFTCVNMVTVCIVLVAGAIKADPGNWALTDVPENAGVGGFMPYGWAGVMAGAAKCFYGFIGFDVVATTGEEAINPKKNIPLSIIISLVIIFLAYFGVSTVLTMMWPYYLQNPDAPFPHVFQEVGWIAIKWIVTVGAIFALCTSLLGAMFPLPRVLYAMGKDGILFKCFAKVNSYTKTPLLASIVAGTLSAIMALIFDLHQLIEMMSIGTLLAYAIVAICVLVLRYQQDDIQMKSVKVQMPVIMRQLFNLNFIKEANSLTSNITKIGIVLFFVLSLMTCSVIKFMDINTENPWGLILLCILVVLLVLIVFSIQRQPESSMELSFKVPLVPFIPCISVLFNIYLMFQLDVNTWIRFLVWIGLGYLVYFFYGIRNSTQGIANNLKIPTTENGHKLDCEK, from the exons atggcTTCTTGTTGGAAATCGTTAACTCGTCGGAAAATGCCAGATGAAACTGAGTCAAAACTAGCCCGCGTATTGACACTCGTTGATTTGACAGCATTAGGGGTTGGCAGTACCCTTGGTCTGGGGGTTTATGTCCTGGCTGGTTCAGTGGCATACGAACAGGCTGGACCTGCTGTTGCAGTATCATTTGCCTTAGCTGCTATTGCATCAGCTTTTGCAGGGCTTTGCTATGCAGAATTCGCTGGACGAGTCCCGAGGGCAGGAAGTGCCTATGTGTACAGTTATGTGACAGTTGGTGAATTTGTTGCCTTCACTATTGGATGGAATTTGATCCTGGAGTATGTCATCG GAACTGCGAGTGTGGCAAGAGGACTAAGTGGCTATCTGGATGCACTCATTAACAACACAATGGCGACGACATTGAAGGATACAATGCCAATTAATGTTGCCTTCCTCGGCGCCTATCCGGATTTCTTTGCATGCGGTATGGTGGTTTTTTTGGGTTGTATATTGGCTTTTGGCGTTAAAGAGTCAAGTTTGCTGAACAATATATTTACGTGTGTGAATATGGTGACAGTTTGCATTGTCCTAGTAGCTGGAGCAATAAAGG CCGATCCAGGGAATTGGGCACTGACAGATGTCCCTGAAAATGCTGGTGTTGGTGGATTTATGCCTTATGGATGGGCTGGCGTAATGGCTGGAGCAGCAAAATGCTTTTATGGTTTTATTGGATTTGATGTTGTGGCTACTACCGGTGAGGAGGCTATCAATCCAAAGAAAAATATTCCCCTGTCAATTATCATATCGTTGGTAATTATATTTTTGGCATATTTTGGAGTTTCAACGGTGTTGACAATGATGTGGCCTTACTACTTGCAG aATCCTGATGCACCATTTCCACATGTCTTCCAAGAAGTTGGTTGGATAGCAATCAAGTGGATTGTTACAGTTGGAGCTATTTTTGCACTCTGCACAAGTTTATTAGGTGCAATGTTCCCCCTGCCACGTGTTCTATACGCCATGGGCAAAGATGGAATTCTATTCAAATGTTTTGCAAAAGTAAATAGTTACACTAAGACTCCACTTCTTGCATCAATTGTAGCAGGAACTTTGTCTG CAATAATGGCTCTAATTTTCGATCTTCATCAACTGATCGAAATGATGTCTATAGGAACTCTTCTAGCCTACGCTATTGTTGCTATTTGTGTCCTCGTCCTTCGTTACCAACAAGATGACATTCAAATGAAATCTGTCAAAGTTCAAATGCCAGTGATCATGAGACAATTGTTCAATTTGAATTTCATCAAAGAAGCCAACTCTCTTACATCAAACATTACTAAAATTggaatagttttgtttttcgttttatcTCTCATGACTTGCAGTGTTATTAAATTTATGGATATTAACACAGAAAATCCTTGGGGATTAATTCTATTATGCATACTTGTCGTGTTGTtggttttgattgttttttcgaTACAAAGACAGCCAGAATCAAGCATGGAACTGTCATTTAAAGTTCCATTGGTGCCATTTATTCCATGTATCAgtgttttgtttaatatttatttaatgttcCAATTAGACGTCAATACATGGATTCGATTTTTGGTTTGGATTGGGCTTGGTTatttagtttatttcttttatggaaTTCGTAATTCTACCCAAGGTATtgctaataatttaaaaattccaacAACCGAAAATGGACATAAATTAGATTGTGAAAAATGA
- the LOC129918622 gene encoding uncharacterized protein LOC129918622 isoform X2: MAFARHNIEKNRLIEMVRQNPILWDCRLPHYKRSDKKKDIKWCELGRAFNVSGERVQRTFTSLREIFRRELNHEKLLGARFTSKWEYYGAMSFLKDVIRERKTRERFRRDGLFKDIINEYNCNEKHQNKNGSNLKPDVIMNDSPPPLNHEISSSRSSTPSISIKEEPTDHDGDDECNDDLPKPAKRRRKNPPQTLPTNNERYPQNGSPTNGGPSGSTSNYQGQNAVKNQSSYINYTKKSSDDDDESEEEQTKVIKQTPREILYTKFGEFLSARLNTLNETVANELMNRILLLVAENR, encoded by the exons ATGGCATTTGCAAGGCACAATATCGAAAAGAATCGTCTGATTGAAATGGTTCGTCAGAATCCGATTCTGTGGGATTGCCGGCTGCCGCATTACAAACGCTCGGATAAGAAAAAAGATATCAAATGGTGTGAGCTGGGGCGAGCGTTTAATGTGTCCGGCGAACGTGTCCAGAGGACATTCACATCGCTGCGAGAGATATTTCGACGTGAGCTGAATCATGAGAAGTTGCTTGGAGCTAGATTCACATCTAAATGGGAGTACTATGGGGCGATGAGTTTTCTGAAGGATGTAATAAGGGAACGAAA aacCCGAGAACGCTTTCGTCGAGATGGTTTATTCAAAGACATTATCAATGAATACAATTGTAATGAgaaacatcaaaataaaaatggctCAAATCTAAAACCAGATGTTATAATGAATGATTCTCCACCTCCATTAAATCATGAGATTTCTTCATCCCGATCATCAACACCATCAATATCAATCAAAGAAGAACCAACCGAtcatgatggtgatgatgaatGCAATGACGATCTTCCAAAACCAGCTAAACGTCGTCGTAAAAATCCACCACAAACCTTACCAACAAATAATGAGCGTTATCCTCAAAATGGATCACCAACAAATGGTGGACCATCAGGATCTACATCAAATTACCAAGGACAAAATGCTGTTAAAAATCAATCATCATATataaattataccaaaaaatcaagtgatgacgatgatgaaagCGAAGAAGAACAAACCAAAGTTATAAAACAAACACCACGAGAAATTCTCTACACAAAATTTGGAGAGTTTTTATCAGCCCGACTGAATACACTAAATGAGACTGTTGCTAATGAATTAATGAATAGAATTTTATTATTAGTTGCTGAAAATCGataa
- the LOC129918622 gene encoding uncharacterized protein LOC129918622 isoform X1 — translation MAFARHNIEKNRLIEMVRQNPILWDCRLPHYKRSDKKKDIKWCELGRAFNVSGERVQRTFTSLREIFRRELNHEKLLGARFTSKWEYYGAMSFLKDVIRERKTFSFFRTRERFRRDGLFKDIINEYNCNEKHQNKNGSNLKPDVIMNDSPPPLNHEISSSRSSTPSISIKEEPTDHDGDDECNDDLPKPAKRRRKNPPQTLPTNNERYPQNGSPTNGGPSGSTSNYQGQNAVKNQSSYINYTKKSSDDDDESEEEQTKVIKQTPREILYTKFGEFLSARLNTLNETVANELMNRILLLVAENR, via the exons ATGGCATTTGCAAGGCACAATATCGAAAAGAATCGTCTGATTGAAATGGTTCGTCAGAATCCGATTCTGTGGGATTGCCGGCTGCCGCATTACAAACGCTCGGATAAGAAAAAAGATATCAAATGGTGTGAGCTGGGGCGAGCGTTTAATGTGTCCGGCGAACGTGTCCAGAGGACATTCACATCGCTGCGAGAGATATTTCGACGTGAGCTGAATCATGAGAAGTTGCTTGGAGCTAGATTCACATCTAAATGGGAGTACTATGGGGCGATGAGTTTTCTGAAGGATGTAATAAGGGAACGAAA aactttttcatttttcagaacCCGAGAACGCTTTCGTCGAGATGGTTTATTCAAAGACATTATCAATGAATACAATTGTAATGAgaaacatcaaaataaaaatggctCAAATCTAAAACCAGATGTTATAATGAATGATTCTCCACCTCCATTAAATCATGAGATTTCTTCATCCCGATCATCAACACCATCAATATCAATCAAAGAAGAACCAACCGAtcatgatggtgatgatgaatGCAATGACGATCTTCCAAAACCAGCTAAACGTCGTCGTAAAAATCCACCACAAACCTTACCAACAAATAATGAGCGTTATCCTCAAAATGGATCACCAACAAATGGTGGACCATCAGGATCTACATCAAATTACCAAGGACAAAATGCTGTTAAAAATCAATCATCATATataaattataccaaaaaatcaagtgatgacgatgatgaaagCGAAGAAGAACAAACCAAAGTTATAAAACAAACACCACGAGAAATTCTCTACACAAAATTTGGAGAGTTTTTATCAGCCCGACTGAATACACTAAATGAGACTGTTGCTAATGAATTAATGAATAGAATTTTATTATTAGTTGCTGAAAATCGataa
- the LOC129919338 gene encoding uncharacterized protein LOC129919338 has protein sequence MLEKREIHIQQRRIGINNTATASASITSHSHPLEQPPSEYAKICTQIILLKLFVVSFAFLAIAAAAVAPSSEYLPPGEEPSSEYLPPSAETKLAEDGYRYKTIRKLKYRHRRDVSSEYLPPLSEPIVEYLPPVADTKVADDGYRYKTVRKLKYRARHRRDVSELPSNEYLPPVEDAVAVAAAPEVKSAELAKDGYRYKTVRKLKYRNRHRREAANEYLPPAAEAEEVEEAEPKSADLAEDGYRYKTVRRLKYRH, from the exons ATGTTAGAAAAGAGAGAGATTCATATTCAACAACGGCGAATTGGCATCAATAACACAGCAACAGCATCAGCCAGCATCACATCACATTCTCACCCACTCGAACAGCCCCCATCTGAATATGCCAAGATATGCACTCAAATTATTTTACTC AAATTATTTGTAGTATCATTCGCTTTTTTGGcaattgctgctgctgctgttgcacCAAGCAGTGAATACTTACCACCTGGTGAGGAACCATCCAGTGAATATTTACCACCTTCTGCTGAAACTAAACTTGCTGAAGATGGATATCGTTACAAAACCATTCGCAAGCTGAAATATAGACATCGTCGGGATGTTTCTAGTGAATATTTACCACCATTGTCCGAGCCAATAGTTGAGTATTTGCCTCCAGTTGCTGATACCAAAGTCGCTGATGATGGATATCGCTACAAGACTGTCCGCAAGCTTAAATACCGCGCTCGTCATCGTCGTGATGTTAGTGAACTGCCATCTAATGAATATTTACCACCAGTTGAAGATGCTGTAGCAGTTGCGGCAGCACCAGAAGTTAAGAGTGCTGAATTAGCTAAAGATGGATACCGTTACAAGACTGTGCGTAAGCTCAAGTACAGAAATCGTCATCGTCGTGAAGCTGCTAATGAATACTTGCCACCAGCAGCAGAAGCTGAAGAAGTTGAAGAAGCTGAGCCAAAAAGTGCTGACTTAGCTGAAGATGGTTATCGTTACAAGACCGTTAGGCGTTTGAAATATCGTCATTAA